In Acidobacteriota bacterium, the sequence GGCTTCGGCGGCTGGTTTCTGAGGGCGCGGCGGGTAGGGTGGCAGGTGTCGGCAACAATCGGATTTTGACCCTTTCAGCAAACTTCCTCTGACCCACCTACGCTTGCGGGAATCGCCCCGGTTCTCTCCTCCAACCGCCTCTAAACAGTTTGAAGCGAGGTTGACCCTCCTCCGATTTGGTGGACACCTTAGCTCGGCGTCTCGCGGTCGGGGCCGACCAAGGCTTCTGCACCTCCGCTCAATTATTCCCCCACCTCCGCCCGCACCGACCGGTACATCCTCTCGAATGCCCCCATCTTCGCCTCCCCCGGCTGGCTCTGGCAGAAGTCGGGCATCTGGTCGGGAGCCGGCGGCTCCAGCCTTTGGAGACCGTGCTCTTCGACCAGGAGCAATAAAGCCTTGCGGCCGAGACCCATGTGGCGCAGATGATCCTGGACGCGCAGATACATCAGCGCATCGCCCCGCGCCAGGGCGATGCCGAAGGTGAACCGCAGGCCCTCCACCGCGCTGTCCTCCTCGCCGCCCGTCACCGGCGGGTCGATGGCCACGCGCAGCAGGAAGAAACGGTCCGGCTTCTCGACACCGGTCATGTTATCGATGAGCTCGCGCACCAGGCGTGCCTCGAGGAAGTTGATGGCGTCCTCGCTCCGCAGCCGGTCGAGGACGGCCTCCGGGGCCGTCAGGTCGGATTCCTCCACCAGCACCTGCCCCGGCACGAAGCCCAGCCGGCGGCGGCAGAAGGTCTGGAAGCGGGCGCCGAAGGTGCCGGCGGTGACACCCCAGGTGGCCCGCACCATCCCCGACCAGGTCCAGTGGCGGAAGAGGTTCAGCCAGCCCCGGTTGTCCGGGTGCTCGAACTCGTCCTCGAGCCCTAGGTCCAGATAGACCGTCTCCATGACCTGGAGCAGGGAGTGGCAGAACAGGAAGCCGGCGACCATCTCGTCCGCCTGACCCGGAAGCCACAGGCCGGTCCCCGACCGGGGGCGCTGGCGGCGCTCCGGTAGATGCCTCATGAGCGTCCGCCATTCCGGGTAGATCTGGGCGAGCAGGAAATGGAGCCGGTCGTCTTTGCGCAGGCGTTCGAAGAGGTCGTCGAGCTCTCGGGCTTGACAGGTGAAGGCGCCTTCGGGCGCCCCCGACGGCGGGGACCAGGCCTCCCGCAGGCGCACCATGAGGCGCTCCTGGGACATGGTGCCCACGTCGTCGTCGGCCCGGTCGAAAACCTTCATCACCACGTGCTCGCCGAGCTTGCGGTAGCTCTCGAACTGAGACTCGTCGAACCACTGGTCGGCGGTGGACTCGTGGGGGAAGGTGGGCGACTCGATGCCGTAGGTCAGCACATCCCGGGCTTCGTCGCCGGTGAGGCTCGCTTTCAGGTACACGAACAGTCCCGGCGACGCCCCCGGGTCCACCTTGTCGTAGCGGATCGCCCCCACCGCGCAGTGCCATTCGCTGTGGGTGGAGTCTGGGTCGCGGAAGATCCGCCGGGTGTCGATGTCGATCTCGATGCCGAAGTCTGTGCAGCACTTGCGGATCGAATTCCCCAAGTCCTCGAAGGTGGACTCCGGGTCCGCCCCCGCGTCGCTCGCCACGATCAACCGGCAGCGCCGCCGCACCAGCTCGTAGACGGCTAGGTTCTCGAAGTGGCCACCGTCCGACAGATAGACGTAGCGGGACCTTTCGTCCGTCGAGCCGAACAGCTCCGACAGCAAGGCCGCCGCCCCCACCCGCGGCCCCATGCGCCGCCATGTCTTCTTGTGGCGCGGGTTGCCCAGCCACCAGCCGAGGCGCACGTTGAACACCGTCAATAGGAACGCCATGGCCGGCGTCGTCGCCGCCCCCATGTTGGGGCTGGCGGCGGCGCCGGAGATCGCCACCGCCGTGCCCATGGTCATCCCGCGGTCCGTCTGCTGGTACTGCTCCGTGGGCCGGAAACCCCGGGACTCGAGGGTGTCCGTGTCCTCGCCTTTGTGGACCTCGAAGCCGGTGGCGATAGGCGTGAAGACGAACGACGCTCCCTTCCTCTGCTGCCAGGCCAGCTCTTCTCCACCTACCAGGTTCAGGCAGGCGTTGTGGATCGGGTACGGGCCGTCGTAGCCCTGGCCCGGCATGAAGCTCGCGAGCCCCAGGTCGTCGTCCGGATCGAAGCCGGTGAACGGCTGGGCCTGGCGGCGATCATTGGACGCCCCCATGTAGGCCCGCAGGAGACGGTTGCGGTAGAGGAGGTGCATCGAAAACTCATTGATGTCGACTCGCCAGGAGAACACCAAGGCGCCGAACCCCAGCAGCCCCAGGAGCCCCAGGGTGCGCCCGGGGGTGGTGCCCTTCCACGCCCGCTCCGAGTGGCACTGGAGCACCCGGCTGGCCGAGGTCCGGCCGCCGGGGTTTTCGGAGGAGTTGTCGTTCGAGGCCCAGAAGAACTGCTCACACTCGGAGCTCAGGCTCTGGGTCGCCAGAGCCCCGCCCACCATGCCTAGCGATGGGGTGTCGGTGGCGACCGCCGAGGGATGGGCGGTCTGCTCGGGAGCGTTGGGGGACAGGATCACGTGGATCCCCAGGGCCACCAGGGCCAGGGTGCCGACGATGAAGATCTGCGGCGCCGCCGCGGTGACGATCTGCTGGAGCTTGCCTGAGTTCCGCAGCGCCGACGCCGTGCCGGGGCGCGCCCGCTGCGCGGTCTCCCGCCCGACCACCACACCCGCAGCGGTGGTGCCAGCCCAGCCGGCGGTCAACAGGCTGAATGCCCACTCGCCGGCCAGGGCCAGGAGGATCGGCCCGTAGAGAGCCATGCCGGCCAGACCTACCCAGGTGATGGCGTAGATCATCATCCAGGCGCCCAGGCGGCTCCACCATTCGCGCAGCGAATCCGGGAACGACCGGCCCATGAGGCCGGTGTGGAGGAAGCCGGTCAAGAGGAAGACGACGATGATCCCCGGCGCTTTCCAGACGTTGATGTGGAGCAGGTGCCACAGCTCCGTGCGGTACTCCGCCTCGAGCATCCCCTCCAGTCCCGAAGCGGTGGCGGTGAGGGTGTAGATGAGCAGACCCCCGACGGCGCCGGCGATGGGGGCCGAGACGACCACCGCCCGCCAGACCGTCCCGGCGTGGGGCGGCCGCTTCGTCTGGCGCACCGTGCTGACCAGCCAGTAGAGTAACCCCCCCAGGGCCCAGATGCCGAAGTACAGCAGCGCCGCCAGCAGCACCCAGGCCACCGGTTCGAACACCGGCTGGGCGAGCCCCAGATCCTGGTACCAGCCGAACAGCGGTCGCTCCCCCAGCCAGCGACCCAGGAGCAGGTCCCGGTGGCCGTCCACCGCGCCGTCCACCTCCGCCAGCGCTCCGGCTTCGGTGAACCAGAGCCAGAGGGCGGCGAACCAGGCGGCGGCAAACAGCGGCAGCACCACCAGCCACTGGATCCATCCTTGGTGGGCGAAGGCCGGCCAGCGGTGGCTCTTCTCGGGAAAGATCTCCGCCAGGTTCAGACCGATGAAGATGATCGCTACCGCCAGGAAGCCGACGGCGACGAAGACGAGCTCGTAAGCGTCGTTGCGGGAAAACCTCCGCGACAGGAGCAGCAGGAGCCGGGGCAGCAGCAGGATGACGCCCAGGATGAACACCACCACCACCAGGTTGAGCAGCAGGTTGCGCACATAGGTGGACACCAGGGTCCAGGTGTCGGCCGAGAACAGCCCCGCCCGGGGGGTCAGGTAGTTGCTGAACTGACGCAGAAACCGCACCGGGCCGGCTTCGACGCCCTGGCCTTCGTCGGCCTTGCCGGCGTCTTCGAAGGGGGCGGTGTCTCCTGCGCCCGAGTCCGGCGCTTCCGCCTCGGTGTCGGTGGACCCGTCGTGGCGGCAGGCATCTTGGTCCAGAGCCTTCTCCACGTCTGCCAGGCCTTTCCGGTGGATCCACGCCGACAGCCAGCTGCCGATGTATCCACCGCCGGAGTTGACCGACAGGTAGTCGAAGGTGGAGAGCAACCTCAGGCGGGCGAGACCCTGGATGACCCCGAGATTGAAGGTGGCGCTGCGGATGCCGCCGCCGGAAACGGCGAAGCCGGTCAGGCGCGCCCGGTGGGCCCGCTCGATGGCGTCCCCGGCCGGGTCGTCCGAGGTGTCCGAGGAGTGGGGATCGTCGCCTCCGGCACCGCGGCCGCGAAGCGCCCGGCCTGCGTCGATGGCGGCGAGCTCGTGGTCGAGCAGCTCCCGAAAGCTCCAGGCTCGTTCGTCGGCGGTACGGTTCCGGCTCATGGCTGTCCCCTCTGTTCAATTCCGGGTCGGTCAGCTCGCTTGGGTCATCAGGTGGGCGATGCGCTCCGACAGGGCGCCGATGGTCATCGACGGATTCCGCCCCGTGGGCCGCGGCAGCACGGCGCCGTCGGATACATAGAGCCGCGGGTGGCCGAACACCTCGCCCCGGTGGTCCACTACGCCGTCGTCAGTGCTTCGGCCCATGGCGCATCCACCCAGGGGATGGACCGTCACCAGGGCTTTCTTGAGACGCCACCAGAGGGGCAGCCGGTACTCGCCACCCTCGACCTCCGACAGGCGCTCGTGGACGTCGATCAACGCGTCGATCACCCCCCGGGACGCCGTCAGATCCCAGTCCAGGTGGAGCTCCTTCTTCCACGGGGCCAACCAGCGGCGCCGGAGTCTCAAGCGGCCGTCGGAACCGTCGATCCCCTCCCCCAGCCAGACCATCAGCTGGCGGGTGGGATTCTTCTCGTCGAAGCCCCGCTGGAGGGGGCCGTCATCCAGGCGCTCTTCGAGCTCTCCCCGGAGCCGCTGAGCCAGGAGCCGGCCGAAAAAGCCGTTCCCGCCCGCCGACAGGCGCGAGCGCACCGCCTCGAGCAATACGTTGGGGAAGCCGTCGTCTTCGACGTAGAACCGCGTGCCACCCTGAGAGCCGTCCATGAAGCTCAAACCGGCCGAGATGGTGGGGCCGATCCCCTGGTTTACTTCCACGTCCCGGGGATAACGGGCCGGGGCCAGGAAGTTGGCGTTGCCGCTCCACCCGTGGCCTAGGGTCCGGGAGACATGGGGTAGGGTGCCGTGCTCGTCCCGGCAGCGGAGCAGCAGCTCCGTCGATCCCAGAGAGCCGGCGGCCACCACCACCCGCTCAGCATCGGCCGAGCCGGCGACGAGCTTGCCGCCCTCGATGCGGTCCCAATGGACCCGATAGCCGCTGCCGTTCGGCGAACGCGGCGACTGCGGCTCGATGGAACGCACCAGATGGAGGGGGCGCACCTGAGCCCCTTTCGCCTCGGCGGCCGGGATGTAGTTCAAGTCGAGGGTGTTCTTGGCGTGGACGTCGCAGCCGATGTCGCAGTTGCCCAGATGGACGCAGGTCCCCTGCTCGACTCCCTGATCGTTGGTGAAGCGCTTCGAGTGCTTCGTGTCGATGGGGTCCGGCAGGCCGTAGTGGTATTCGTCGTCGAAGCTGACGGCCAGCGGCACGCTTTCGAACCGGTCGCCCCAGCCCCGGGCCTTGGCGGCCCGCCGCAGCAGGTCGAACCGATGGGTGCGCTGTTTGTCCGGGATCGGCCGCACCCGGAGCATGCGGGCGACGCGGGCGTAGTAGGGCGACAGCTCGTTGGAGGTGATCTCCGGCGGCCACGGGTCGGAGAAAATGTTGGCGTCCGCCTCCATGACCACCGACGAGTAACAGAGCGACCCGCCCCCGACGCCGGCCCCCTGGGCCACCGCCATGCCGCGGAAGAAGCGCAAGTCCAGCCAGCCGTGGTGTTTTTCCGGGTGGCGGGCGTGGTAGAGCCACGGATCGTGGGAGGTGCGCGGGTAGGTGGCCGGGGTCCAGCGGCGGCCACGCTCGAGCACCAGGGTGCGTGCCCCGGCCTCCGCCAGACGGCAGGCGGCGACCGCGCCGCCGAAGCCGGTGCCGATGACGATAACGTCGAAGCGCTCGGGGCGATCTCCCATGACTCTACTCCGTCCCCGTGTAGGGGGAAGGCGGCAGAGCCGAGGGTCCGCTGGTGCCGGAGATCCCCGTCGGCGCCACGCCGCCCTCGAAGTTCGGGATGTCCTTGGGGATCCAGAAGTGGAGCTGCTTGTCGGACCCTTCGGAAACCACGTCGTCGGTGAGCGTGATCTTGCCGATGCGTGTCCAGTCTTCAGCGTCCAGGGCTTTGACCTCGATATCCATCACCAGCTGACCGTCGGGGTAGTTGCGCAGACGGATCTCGTCGCGGAAATCTTCTTTGTCCACCCGCGGCGTGCCGGGGGCGGGCATCACGCGCATGAGATCGGGGGTCACCACCGGCTCGCCCGGCGCCACCCCGAGGGTGGAGATGGGATAGAGCTGGCGATAGCCCGGCCGGGTGTCGAACATGCGGAAGATCAGCCGGTTGATGGTGTTGGCGATCGGGTCGAGGCCGATCGTCGGGTAGTTGGTCATCTCGATGTCCAGCACGTGCTTGTCGAACGAGCCCGACAGGTGGCTCACCAGGACGAAGTTGCCCGGCCAGACGTGCTGGTCCGGGTCCATGGTGGGAAAGACCTTGCCCCCCATGCCCAGGGACCGCGGTTTGCCCTGGTCGACGAACAGGCCCGCCACGGACATCCGCCCCAGGAACAGACCCTTCCTCCCCGGGGCGAACCAGCCGGTGAAGGTGTTGGAATCCGAGTCGTCGATCTCCCAGACCCCGGTGTAGGCCACCCCGTGTCCGTGGATCAGCTTGTCGTAGACCGGCCGGATGTCCCGGTGGTCGTGCATGTTCCGGGCGGAGTCGTTGAGGAACTGGAAGAAGGTCGAGACTCCCAGGCTCGGCTGCTTGGGGTTTTCCGGGTAGGGGTTGCTCCAGGTGCCGTCGCGCACCGTCCGGAAGGTGGTGCCGGTGTAGCGGAAGACGTTGCGGTCCTTGAAGCGCCAGAACGGCAGGATCTGCATGGTCATCAAGAGGAACGGCAGCTCGAGCAGGAACAGCGACCCGTCCAGGATGCCGAACTGGGGATAGGCCCCGGGCCAGAGCACCAAGAAGAAGATCACCCCCGGCGGCCGGGCGAACACCGCCAGCCAGGCGTTCGCCCGGTAGCGGTACGGCCGATTGGCTCCGGGGATGTAAAACAGCGACAGGAGCACCAGGATCATCGAGGCGAAGGAGGTCCAGACCGGGTCCAGGGTTGCCCGGGCGCCCACCAGCTCCAGCACCTGGCCGGGGGCGACGATGGCCGGGATCCCCAGCGCCCAGTCGGCGATGATCCCCAGCCAGAGGGTGATCTTCAGCCAGCGGGTTGCGTGCTCGCGGGTGCCACGCTTGGCCTGGTTGGCGTCCGGATAGAGCTCGCCGACTTCCGATGCCTTCGGCTGGTGCTTCATGGTCAGCAGCAGCAGCGGGAGCTGGATCAGGAACAGCGCCCCGTCCAGGATGCCGAACGCCGGGTAGGTCCCCGGGTGGAGGACTAGAAAGTAGATCACTCCCGGCGGCCGGGCGAAGACCGCCAGCCAGGCGTTGAACTTGTACCGGTAGGGCTGGTTCGCCCCGGGGATGTAGAACAGTGATAGAAGCACCACCAGGAGCGCCGCGAAGGCGGTCCAGATAGGGTCTCCCGTCTGCCGGAAGCCCAGGATGTCGAGCACCCATTCGGGGGCGAAGATGGTGGGGATTCCCAACGCCCAGTCGGCCAGAATGCCAAGCCAGACCGAGCGGCGGAACCATTTGGCGTATTTGTTGTCCATCCGGTGTCTCCTTCCCCGTGACTCCGGGGCACTCGTCGAGCTTGGTCAGAGGGTCTTCAGATATTCGAGCAGGGCTCGTTTGTCCTCGCCCGGCAGATCGGTCCCCCAGAGGTGGCCCTGGTTGGAGTTGCCGGTCTCCGAGGTGTCGTAGATGGTGCCCAGGCGCGCCGCGTCTTCGCCTTCCGCGACGAAGCCCATGCGCTCCGGGTCGTAGACGTCGTAGCCACGCACGAACCTCTCGGTACGTTCGGCCGGCGGCAGGAACAGCTCGTCGAGATACGGCACCGAGCCGTTGTGAAGGTAGGGCGCCCGCAGCCACAGGCCGTCGAGCGGCACCGACACGTAGCCGCCGGTGGAGCGGAAGTGCTGGAATTTGCCCTCGGGGCCCGCCTGCTGGCGGTTGTAGGCATCGGCCGCTTCTTGGGTCCACATCTGGGCCCGGTGGGGGTCGGTGCGGTGGTCGCCCAACTCGTCGCGCCAGGTGTCGTCCGACAAGGGCAGCGCTTTGCCGGTGGTCTCACCCCGGGGGCCGTGGCAGTCGTCGCAGGCGCGGGCGAAGACCGCCTTGCCGGCGCGGGCGAGGTCCGGGTCGATCTGGTCGGGGAACAGCTCGTCGAAGGGTGGCGCGGGGAGGTTCAGGAAATGGTTCTCGACCTCCTGCAGCCAGTCCATGGGCAGGGACTCTTCCGTCGCCCCGTCCCCCAGGGCCGACGACACCACCACCTCGTGGACCGAGGTGTTGAGGCCGTCCCAGTGGTAGGCGCGGCCCTTGCCGGATTCGTCCGCCAGGTTCCAGATCGGCTGCATGTCGGAGTTGCCGATGGTGTCGCCAGGGTCGACGTCGAGGATCGCTACCTTGACCGGGTTGAAGGGGTCGATTCTCCCTCGCCCCCAGTCCGGCCGGGAGTTGGTCCACTCGAACTCGGCCTTTAGGTTGAGAAGCTCCTTCCGGGTCTGGGGAATCAGCACAAAGCGGTAGAGCAACCGCTCCCTTGGCGACAGCGTGGTGACCTGACCGATGGCGTTCATGATGTTGCCGGCGGTGAAGCGCGGATCGGCGGCGCAGGCGAACAGGAACCGCTGGTAGGCGAGGATGTCCTGGGTGGTGCCCGGAGCGCCCACGTAGAGGCGAGCGGTGACGTCCCCTTCCTTGCGCACCGTGCCGGCGTGGCATAGAGCGCAGTTGATGCCGACTCGTTCGAAGCCGATGGTGCGCTTCGAAAATCCCACCGGCAGCTCCCGGCCCTGCTCCCAGGGGAACCCCAGGCCTGCGTAGCCGCCCGGATTCGGCAGGTACTCGGGGAACATCTTGGGCAATACCAGCCAGATCCAGTACGGCACCCCGCCGGCGTCTTCCGTGCCGATGGAGCCGTACTTGTAGCGTTCCTCGAACGAGTCGTCGGCGAGCTCCTGGGGCACCTGGCGGAAGAGATGCCACCAGGCGAGGAGGCCGACGAGCACGGCCAGCCCGACGAGAACCAAGAGGGCGGTCCAGACCTTCGATCGACGGTGTTGGGTCATGTCGGATTCCTCTCTCAGAAGGTCTTCATGTATTCGACGATCGCCGCCTTGTCGGCGTCCGGGAGATCGGTCCCCCACTGGTGCCCCGAGTTGCTGTTGGACGGCAGACGGGTGTCATAGCGGAAATACTCCCGGCTGCCCTCCCGGCGGACGTTCCAGACGAAGCCCACGTCGTCCTGGTCGAAGACGTCGTAGCCGCGGTAAAACACCGTTGGCCGCTCCTCTGGCGGGTCGAGCAGGGCGCGCAGCGTCGGCACCGAGCCGTTGTGGAGATACGGTGCCCGGGCCCAGATGCCGTCGAGCGGCTGATTGGCGTAGCCGTCGGTCTTCTTGAAATGGGTGAAGCGGTACTCGGAGTCTGGGTAGAGGGTGTACTGGTTGGCGGCGAACACCTCGGTGTAGGAGCTCAGGCGATAGGGATCGGTGCCCACGTCGGCGAGCTTTTCCACCTTGCCCACCCGGTCGCCGGTGACGATGCCTTCCTTGAACCGGTGGTCGGCGTGGCACGCGACGCAGTGGACCCGGTAAATTGCCTCGCCGCGGCTGACGAGATCCCGGTCGATGGGGAACGGGTACTCGGGCGGTGGCAGCTCGTACACCCACTCGCGCACCCGGGTCAGGCGTTCGTGGTCGATGGTTACCGGGGTGACGCCCGCCCCCAGGGAGGCGGAGAGATTGCGCTCCATGAGCGACGAGTTGTTGCCGTCCCAGTGGAGGTCCATGCCTTCCCGCGGCTTCTGGTTCCACAGTGACGGAAAGTCCGAGGCGGCGGTCAGCTCGGCGATCGGCAACCGCTCCAACTGCCAGTTGAACTGCATCCCCTTGTACGGGTTGAAGGTATCGACCCGGCCCGGGCCCCAGGCGGTCACCTCGTCGCCCATGATCAGCCGGAGCTGGCGCTGGAGTTGGAGGGTCTGCTCGCGGGTCCGTGGGATCACCGCCAG encodes:
- a CDS encoding GMC oxidoreductase, giving the protein MGDRPERFDVIVIGTGFGGAVAACRLAEAGARTLVLERGRRWTPATYPRTSHDPWLYHARHPEKHHGWLDLRFFRGMAVAQGAGVGGGSLCYSSVVMEADANIFSDPWPPEITSNELSPYYARVARMLRVRPIPDKQRTHRFDLLRRAAKARGWGDRFESVPLAVSFDDEYHYGLPDPIDTKHSKRFTNDQGVEQGTCVHLGNCDIGCDVHAKNTLDLNYIPAAEAKGAQVRPLHLVRSIEPQSPRSPNGSGYRVHWDRIEGGKLVAGSADAERVVVAAGSLGSTELLLRCRDEHGTLPHVSRTLGHGWSGNANFLAPARYPRDVEVNQGIGPTISAGLSFMDGSQGGTRFYVEDDGFPNVLLEAVRSRLSAGGNGFFGRLLAQRLRGELEERLDDGPLQRGFDEKNPTRQLMVWLGEGIDGSDGRLRLRRRWLAPWKKELHLDWDLTASRGVIDALIDVHERLSEVEGGEYRLPLWWRLKKALVTVHPLGGCAMGRSTDDGVVDHRGEVFGHPRLYVSDGAVLPRPTGRNPSMTIGALSERIAHLMTQAS
- a CDS encoding cytochrome c, producing the protein MTQHRRSKVWTALLVLVGLAVLVGLLAWWHLFRQVPQELADDSFEERYKYGSIGTEDAGGVPYWIWLVLPKMFPEYLPNPGGYAGLGFPWEQGRELPVGFSKRTIGFERVGINCALCHAGTVRKEGDVTARLYVGAPGTTQDILAYQRFLFACAADPRFTAGNIMNAIGQVTTLSPRERLLYRFVLIPQTRKELLNLKAEFEWTNSRPDWGRGRIDPFNPVKVAILDVDPGDTIGNSDMQPIWNLADESGKGRAYHWDGLNTSVHEVVVSSALGDGATEESLPMDWLQEVENHFLNLPAPPFDELFPDQIDPDLARAGKAVFARACDDCHGPRGETTGKALPLSDDTWRDELGDHRTDPHRAQMWTQEAADAYNRQQAGPEGKFQHFRSTGGYVSVPLDGLWLRAPYLHNGSVPYLDELFLPPAERTERFVRGYDVYDPERMGFVAEGEDAARLGTIYDTSETGNSNQGHLWGTDLPGEDKRALLEYLKTL
- a CDS encoding cytochrome c → MKQEQPHTKTSTETLTDATHESPVDRHQTKQRRKLLIALAVLAVLIPLALIAHRFRADVPVDYENPVEHFKWGSIGSEPGGSLVNAAGGLLPPYEIFRVLPQVCPDMLPGEGYASLGFLFENGHEMPIGVSRRQRLGFDQVGLNCAVCHTGTVRASPDDEPQILVGMPSHQLALQDFFRFVLDCTLDPRFDADNLLGKIAQAGTDLNAFDRFLFRLAVIPRTREQTLQLQRQLRLIMGDEVTAWGPGRVDTFNPYKGMQFNWQLERLPIAELTAASDFPSLWNQKPREGMDLHWDGNNSSLMERNLSASLGAGVTPVTIDHERLTRVREWVYELPPPEYPFPIDRDLVSRGEAIYRVHCVACHADHRFKEGIVTGDRVGKVEKLADVGTDPYRLSSYTEVFAANQYTLYPDSEYRFTHFKKTDGYANQPLDGIWARAPYLHNGSVPTLRALLDPPEERPTVFYRGYDVFDQDDVGFVWNVRREGSREYFRYDTRLPSNSNSGHQWGTDLPDADKAAIVEYMKTF